GGTTTTgaactaaatcatcaaaatctggTAATATGTTATCATCgtgtcctcctactcctcctgctcctcctctgcaatccaaccatcatgatgagatccatgcacatctgatggctctataatgttagtacctcctccctcttccccatgatgaatccatgtggtgtatgtgggtgacaTTCTGTATAAAAGTAAGTCATCCTTCACCTGCTGCCAAATTTTAACTACCTGGTTAAGACAATGTGTACACGGGCAAGGGATCTTTTGCCCCGGGTATCTTTGTTTAACCGTatccatgaactcttcaactcctaCGATGAACATCGGTGAGAATAGTCTCCCATTAGGAATCTAGGATCTGTCCATCTGTTGCAGCAAAAGTATGCAAAGTTCATTAGAGTTTAGACCATTGGGTGGACAATggcaaaactagcattagaacaAAGTATACAGTGTTCGAGAGCACTAATCTATGCatttgttcatatcatactatgggacagtctggttttctatttttgtgtgacaaAAGCATGGATTTTGATTGAAATTCATATAGAATAGCCTTTCTTTATGTGTACTTTACTTTATCGTGTACAGAAAATGCAGTCCTATAATCATAGAAGaaggtactcatacctttgttctaCAAACTGGCATGGCTCGGCTGCAAGCCGCCTCTGCCGCGGCACACACTTGATCACGTGCACGCCAATGCCGCCACACTCCACCGGGAGAGCCCCACCACGCCACCAATAGGAcgcctgagccaccacagcagACCGGGGATCCTCTACCTCCGTCGCCACCGTCGCAAGTCCAGcgggcatagatttgtttccacttgtaggGGATATCCAATTTAGGTCAACCTGTAGGGCATCCACACAGCCAATAGGATACTATAGCGACTCCAAAGAGATGTCGGCATAGCCAGGCATCTAGTGCAATGGTAAAGATGCTCCATTTCTTGGTCTagatcctgggttcgactcccaggtatcagaccttttttgagaaattaaaccccaatggcacacatggtacaagtgacacgcaaatcatcgggtcccacaggtcagatggagatggagaaaggtcccacaggtacacgtgacacgtaagtctccaggtcccacaggtcagatgcaAAAAGACCGAGCGaaaacttttatgatgaattgcaagcgttaAGTGACACGTAaaccatcgggtcccacaggtcggatggagatgggccattcaggtcccacaggtcagatgaaGATGGAGAACTgttccacaggtacacgtgacatgtAAGCCATCGgctcccacaggtcggatggagatgaagaagggtcccacaggtacacgtgacacgtaagccgtcggtcccacaagtcggatgttgaagggtcccacaggtacacgtcggatggagaaaggaccgagcgaagacttctatgatgaattgcaagcatcacgaatgagtaactgtaggtcccactGGTACATGTCGGAAGAAGAAAGGAtcgagcgaagacttttatgacgaattgcaagcatcacggatgagtaactgtaggtcccacaagtacacgtcggatggagaaagtaccgtgtggagatctatgatgaagcacCGTTCGTTACGGATCAAATATTGttcatcacagatgtgtaattagttcaatgacgaagccttGTTCATCACAGTATTAAAGGAGGTCGTCACAGATGGGTCGCGCGAGTGATCTGTAATGAAACACTATGCTCTTCTATAATGTTTTTTCATCATAGATAGGGAGGGTTGgaggatcgtcaccactgatctatgacgaaactgaaatattcatcataaaaagcgaTCTTCTATGACGGTTTCGGATTTGTCATTAAaattttcgtcatagaagtggatatttctagtagtgttatATCAATAAGTACAATATCACTCCTAACGTCCACACAGCTAAGGTGTATACAACCTAAGACAACAAAACAAAGAAAGTCTCAATAACATCTATCTTGTGGCAACAAGGTACAATACACAATATTCTTCATTTTGTCCATCAAAATCACAGCACTTGGACCACCATGAAATCTCTTTAAAAGCAACACTTGCAAAGACACGACACACAAGCACATCATCGTTGCCATGATATAACCAATGGAAGCCAAATTATAGATTTCACCCCACAGAGAAAATTCTGGTTAGTCCAAAAAATGCCTTTAGCAAGGCTATTGCTAGGTACAACAACCAGCTAAGATCAGATTTAGAGATTTCTCCCCAGAGCCAAAGAACAGGTACCCATGAGTACCGTCAAATCGGGATCCCCAATGCTGCTTCCACCCTCCTTTTAAGTTAGTGACATCATACCACTCAGTCTTGGTCAGTAACCAACGTCCACAAACTCTTCAAAGGGACAATTTTTAGGTGTTCCACACCACAATATATGACAGCATAGGAAAATAATCAAAAGTAAGCGATTCCATGAATCAATGCCAAAGTGACATTAGTCTTAGTGTATGTATGAACGACACATGCAAGGGATGAAGATGTCATTACGAGAAGTAGTCGCACTGGCCGCTATCATTGTCACTGCCACTGATTACGTCTCACATGAAGTGATGAAGGTTGTGGCAGTCTGGCAGAGAACGCCAGAGATAGGTCAGGAGAATATGAGCCCGTGAAGCGAAGACCCATCAAATTTGTAAATAATTGTCATAAAAATAAATTTATAACTTGTTTCATATGAAATTAGATGAAGACAAATTTATATCAAAACTATAGAGCTCGACGAGatgtacaactttatagttgagaaAAGAAATTATTTGAGATTTTTTAGGTGCCCTTATAAGTTCTTAGATTTTTAAATTcgaattttgaatttttcaaatgacctaaGATAGAGACATGCTCAACATCAAATTGGATTATTCCAtttgatctacaactttgttgttgaaagGTTTGGTGCCCCAATTCACAGTAGAATATTCGGTTGAAAATGATGAAAAAAAATGTTTGGCACAGCGACTATGAGATGAGTTGTTTAAGTGGGTTCACAGGGCTTAAGTTTATGGCTTCGAGTCCCACAGACGATCGTAAGCACATGCATTTTATATGTGAACTTGTGATTGTCTATATATGCTTACTAAAATACAAAGTATTTTTGCTTTTCTGAAGAACGTAGAAATCCATTTCTAGTGACAACCCACCTAATAGATTGCCCTTGGAAATATATTTTGAGAGGCGGTTGTTGGCCGTCACTAAAAAATATGTTATTTATACAAACACTTGCTTAAAAATGGATGCAAAACCTGTCCCTAGAAATCAAATTTTGACAGgtattagaaatcattttgataTTAGTGTGGGGGGCGTGCAAAGGAAACCTAGTGTGAGAAGGAAAAATATTTGAGAGAGGAAGAGGATGGCTCAATAACCACCGTTCAATCCTGCTCCAACTTATCCGATAGATCGACTAAAGAGTGAAAATCCCAATCACCTCATGTCTAATAGATACCTGTCTTTTTTTCTTGTAATAATATTCCTTTGTTTTCAAACATCACTTGGTCAATGCAGACATCAGCTAATTGGCATGCATAGCTCCTCTGAAAATTTAAAGGAAATCGAATTGAACTTAACCTTTTAATAAGGGAAATGATTGGTAACAGCATTTAAAGTGCTCCCCTAAAAGAAGATGATCGCTTTGCTTTGATACATAAAAAATGATATCTTGATAACGGCAAAAGTATTTGATGGTCTATAATGATAAATTGAGGCCTGAAAGGAATGGTAAACCTTTTGTGCTAAGCAACAACGGCTTCTATTTCCTCCAACAAAGGATTGCCCTTTTTCTTTTCTCAATTTGCAGCGACTGGTCTtgttgtgaacttgtgatgcCTTTATCATGGTGatgatatatttatttttttattttcaaataaaTTCTGGAGCATGGACAAACCGGGGTTAAGCAACAATACATCAGGCAGTCATAATTTGTAATTCTAGCACTTCTAATTATTAGGCCATTATGGAAAGTTGATTCAAAATTTTCTAAGAATGTATATAGGTGAGGTTTCACCAGCAGCAAGCAACTACAACTGTACATCCGCAAAGTGGTAATACACGTGACACAATATGAGTACCTTTTTGAGAGTCGCAATCAAAGGAGAAGTACACAGTATATGAGGAAACGTGTAATGTGTTGTTATCAAACTCTTCCTGACATGGTTGGAGACAGAAAACTTGCATATATAACCTGTTATAAACATGGCAGTAGAAATGATTTAGATCATCAACTACACGTGCTCCATTGTGACATTGACACTTGTTTGATCCATACTCTTAACAAGTGAGAAATATGAAACCATACCATGTTACTCGTCGCAAGAACATTATCACGTTTGAGGTGCATGGGAAGAATCTTAAGTCCACCTTGTAGAAACCTTTCACAAACAGGGTACAACATTCATCAACCCCATTCCTCGATCCCGTCGACATATAAGTTAAAATCCAGGAGGTATTGGGATTACCATCAAACTGTTTACAATAGCATCTAAGGCCTGTTTTGGtccattagcactaaaaattagcgTTCGCCTTCGTAAatatgattaaccgaggcggccaGGACATCCGCCTCCGTAAAGCGCTATTAATGTAGGCGCTGAATCAGAGGCGGATGTCCTGCCCGCCTCCATAAACACAAAGTGGCCGCCTCTGATAACCTAGGCAGTAGTAGTGCGTTTTCGATTTTTCTGTTTTTGCCCAATCTAAAAATAGGACAAAAATAATATAGCAGTTTTTTCGACCatttttgtttttttcattttttttttttttttgctaggaTATCCCTTTTTCATGCATAAATATCCAGTTTTAACCCTATCAAGGGTAGAGCAGTGGTTTGCTTACTTTGTTATGGATTTATGGTGAGAATTTGCTCATTGCCATCAAAAATTATAATGGTTCCCTGATTGCCATAAAAAATTATAGCTTTCCTTATCTGCCATCAGTAGGTTATTTTTTATTCCTTAACTGCCATCATTGTTACATATATGTGTTTTGTTTCTTTAACTGCCATCTACTTACATACTGTGTTTCCTTCATTGCCATCGAGCAAACTGGCGTGGGTGTGTCTCTGTGTTCATTTCTGATTTTGCCCTGCCCCAGATGAAAGCGGTGGCCTTCGTTCCCAGCATCACGAATTGAGTGACCTCAAAAAAAGACCGACGTGAACCCTAGCTCGCATCTTGACCCGACACCCCCGCGCATCCCCACCCCAAAGATCCCGTGAACCCCGCACTCGAGCCTGCTCGCCCCCTCGCCCGCGCGGCCGGGAGACGCagacgccgccgccgtcacccTCGCGGCCGGGCGCCGCCGCCGTAACCCAGCCGGACGCTGCCACTACCGACGCCACGACACCGCCACCGACCAACGCACTCTCAACATATTATACTCTGAAATTGTAAAACTCTTAATTATACTCTCATTTTCTCTATCAATTTCTATGTTCTCTGGTATATGGTTCTGGAGATCAATGCCATGTAAGGGATTTATGAAGAAAATTCTTGGAGGGGTAAAACTGTCTTTCCCATCCAGTCTAACAGAAGACTAACAGAATATAGGGCTAATGTTCACCAGTAATGGTAGTTAAGGAATTAAAAATCACAAACTGATGGCAGATAAGGGATGCTATAATTTTTATGGCAACCAGGGAACCATTATAATTTTTGATGGCAATGAACAAATTCTCTCAACATTTTAAGAAGTTACCTGTAAGGGCAGCTGTTTCAGAAAATATATGGACATGCCTTCCTCTAGAAATATATATGTTTGTGCGCGTGTGCAGGGGCAGATCCAGGATGGGGTGCTGCAGCCCGGGTCCTAGGTCTAGTAGTACATAAAACTTCATATACATTCATGTTACATGTAGTGTAAATTAGTAAATGTTGCTCCACGCTAGCCCTAGCTTCAGCTCATATCAATATGTCCACTGGATCAGCAACCCTGACCAAGCTCATTCTTGGGTCCGCCCCTGCGCGCGTGAGCCATGATGTGATTAAAACTTACTCCACTTGAAAAAGGATGACAATGGTTTTCATTGCTATCAAACAGATAGGTTGTACCAACACCTCTTTACATAAACGGCTTTTGCTTACATCTACTAAACTGAATCCTTGGCAGCTACTGCAAGTTCACAACATCTCGACCTGGTATGACTCGATACATCAATCCCGTTTGTTTTCATCCTAGTTCTATCTACTGTACCTTTTTTATAAATTCGGTCAAACATAAAAAGAATTTGTAGAAAAAGTACAATTATTTGAGACACCACAAATAagcacattatgaaaatatagtttatggtgtatctaatgatactagtttAGTGTCATAACTCTTggtactcttttctataaatttagtcaaatttttaaaggtttgacttaagacaactctagaaattgatttatttagagacaAAGGGAGTAAGAGTATATAAGTACAAGACCATAAAATGTTTGGGACCTCCCCACTGTAAATTGCATCGGCAATAATGCTTGACTGGTTGGTTAATTTATTTTATAAGAAAAAGAGGTTGATAAAGGATGTTTGGCAAAGGGCTTAATAAAGGACGTTTGACAAAGCTTTTGGACTGCTAACCCTCAAAGATCAATTAAAGCACTTTCTTAATGAATCCTGTCAGTAAGATATCATCAAGCTACATGCATTCCTACATCGCTGCACTAGTGACAGTGAAAGCAAAGCAGTGCAAATCTTAGGATCTAATTCATTGAGCCCGTAGACCATAGAGAGCTCTTTAAAACTTTAGATCAGTGTGACCTCTCAGAGAATATTTGATGGGATATTCCGGTGCTTCATGGAGAGGTGCCCTCGCAGCCAAAAGGGGTGCACCCCAATGGTTAACAAGGCAACCATCAAGAATGACATATCGATTTGCCATATAACTAGATTTCTGGATTCCCAGTAGTTGTTAATTTATCGAAAAAACTAAGATGCCGTCAAATAAAACGGAAATATTAGATTTGTTACGGTACGAAAtctgtaaagtaatctgctgctctctcTCTGTACgcgcagcaggggcaggcgccgaaagggctcccctgctgttgcactgtagccgtggcaggggcaggcgccgaaaggctcccctgccgcactgtagccacagcaggggcaggcgctaaagtcagtcctgctgtcacatctagtcactgtagcagtatGGCAGCCTAACATGTCTGTATACTAGGATTagatgagtagagttgtatatatagcttcctaCTACAACTCAGTGAAGagagtttagttttgccatctcctctgcagagcttcggccaacgctggtgcttgtgctgtgtgtgtgcgatCTGTTCTCCCTCCCTATTCTACCTTCAGCCATAGTGTATGGGCGAGAACGGCGGTAAGCGGTCGGCTCACCCATGCGGGAGATCTCGGGtccaacaactggtatcagagccgtacaagcgccatcGTCGGAATAACCGCTGTCGATGACGAATGGTTTAGAGATGGACGACAGCAGCAGCGCTGCTGTGGTTGCCCAGACACGACAGGAGGTCATCATGCACacagtgcgggaggtcagcggcactagttggccgacgctgactcgcaccaactatggcgagtgggcggtgaccatgaaggtcaagcttagagcccgacggctctggaatgccattgacaagggcaccgacaacgaagaagacgacatgtcagtgttggaggctatcctcgttgCTGTGCCAGCGGAGGACAGGGAGCCGTTGAGGGCGAAGAACTCTGCGAAGAAGGTGTGGGAGGCCATTGTAGCGACGCGCGTCGGCTCCGacagcgcaaagaaggcgacggcccagctgctaaagcaggagtacgccaacctcgaGTTCAAAgatggtgagtcggtggaggacttctccctccacctgtagtcgctcatcagcaaacagaggagccacggcgtcaccatcgacgaagaagaggcggtctctaagtacctccactccgtaccGGTGAATTACATCCAGAtcactctctccatagagacgatgttggacttgtccaccctcaccattgaggatgtgacagaccATCTGTGGGCGTTGGACGAgtgcatggagcaggccacagcaacgatggacagcggcaagctgctgctgatagaggaggagtgggctgcccagaTGAAGAAGTCCAgagaagcctcctccagccgcggtggcgacggcaagcgccacggcaaggcttctttggaaaagaagaagaaggtcgaccgcAACGTCTACCGGCActgcgggaagacgggccattaggcaaaggagtgcccaaatcgcaagcaggagaagaagactgaggctcatttagcacaggttgatgaggatgatgaggccactctcctgatggcgacgttctgtgcactgcacgacattgaggccaaggagaagggaaaggtgatggcggtggaaggtcacggcaaggctctgaaggctgtcaacctcgatgaaccacgcgcccaagtccaccttggatgtgtgggctacgagcaggagcagcagtggtacctagactctggtgccagcaaccacatgatggactccaaggaagccttctccgagcttgATGACAAcgtgaccggcacggtgaagttcgatGATGGCTCAAGGATGGCGATCTGAGGGTGcaacaccatcatctttaggtgccagaatGACAAGCACTGTGCGCtgatggatgtatattacatccctcagttgtgttcaagcatcatcagcattggcgaACTGGGTGAGCGtggcagcgaggtactgatcaaggatagcgtcctcaggatcagggaccgggagttgcggcttcttgccaaggtgaagaggtcccaaaACCAGctatacctgctcgacttgaaggtggagcagcccatctgctTGGTTGCATGGCACAtggaggagccatggctgtggcatgcccggtatggccatctcagctttgatgctcttggtcggctggagaagatggtgactGGGCTACCTCATATCGAGCACGTAGACGAGCTGCGTCATAGCTGCCTGGTCAGGAAGTAAAGAAGGTTGTCGTTCCCAAAGACGTCAAAGTACCGCGCGGCAGAGGccctcgagctggtccatggtgacctctatGGGCCGATCACACTAGCGACACACGGCGGGCGCAAGTACTTCATCCTGCTAGTGGATGACTGCAGCTGGTTCATGTGGCTGCAGCTTctgaccagcaagaccaaggtAGCGGAAGCGGTCAAGAAGTTGAAGGTGTGCACGGAGGCAGAGAGCGCCAAGAAGCTACACGTGCCGCAGACTGATCGCGATGGCGAATTCACTTCAATGGAGTTCGCTACGTActcggatcagggtgtggtgcgacaccacaccacgtCATACTTGCCAcagcagaatggtgtggtggagcggcggaaccagacggtggtcggcgtggctcgatccatgatgaaggccaaaagctTGCCGACaaagttctggggagaggcggtgaccacggcggtgttcatcctcaaccgcgcacccaccaaggccctgaagggaaAGACGcctttcgaggcttggcatggacgcaagccGAATGTGTTCTTTCTTAGGACATTTGGTTGCGTCggccatgtgaagaacaccaagcctcacctcAGTGAGCTAGAAGACAGGAGCACGctgatggtgctcctgggctatgAGGAGGGCACCAAGGTATACCGGCTCTATGACCTACacagaggcaaggtggttgtctcgtgtaacgtcgtgttcgacgagaaggcggcctgGGACTAGGACAGTCCGAGCACAggggaagctagcggcttcaccagcaccttcgtcgtcaagcacttggtcatccacggtggtggagacgctggagaggaggtgccgaccactccagcaacagagccaaACACTCCTGGGACaatgccgagcacttcgggaggggtgccgagcacttcaggagtggtgccgagcagtcctgcagtggtgccgaccactccaggacgggtgccaAACGCTCCCATAGCAGAGCCGAGAGGTCTTgaagtggtgccgaccactccaagactggtgtcgagcactcctacagtggtgccaatcactctaggagtggtgccaaGCACTGCAGccggggtgccaagcactccaggtgctgtgccgaccactccggcgaaacaggggactccatcgacgccgatcgagttcacctcacctccaagcgacatcaccgagtttgtggatgccttccacgatggtgaggaggtgcggttctgtaggctggatgacatcgtcggtggcacagggtcctcaggcctggtgggtcagctgctcaatgacctagagctgcttctcgtcagtacagaggaaccacccacgttcatgctagccgagcgcgatgcaaattggcgatggatgatgctggaggagatgaaggcgatcgaggaaaatgagacttgggagctcatcgatccacctctaggatgttgTCCAATCGGCCTGAAGTGgttgtacaaggtcaagcgggacgagcgcggcaccattgtcaagcacaaaggcgagcctcctcgcccgaggctttgtccagcatgagggcatcgacttcgatgaAGTCTTTGCACCGGTAGCGCacatggagtctatccgactgtTGCTGGCTTTGGAAGCAGCGAAGAACTAGCGCGTCCATCACCTAGACATAAAATTGGCATTCCTCAATagtgagctggcggagacggtcttcgttaggcaacctccgggttttgccgtcaagggagcggagcacagggtgctccatttgcgcaaggcgctctacgagcTACGGCAGGCCCCGCGAGCGTGAAACGACAAGCTTGACGccatgctgggcgagcttgggttcacacggtgcgcaaccgagcacacaCTCTACATGCGGTGAcggaggaaggaggagctcatcatcgatgtgtatgtggatgacttgatcgtcaccggcgcgcgtgtggaggacatcgacagcttcaagcgtgagatggtggctcattttcaaatgagcgatctcggcgcgctctcctactacctcggcattgaggtgagacaggggaaggaggcgctcatgctcggtcagagcatgtatgcctcgaagctgttggagcgaagcagcatggctgagtgcaagccgtgcgtgactccgatggaggagcggctgaagctgacgaaggccagtaccacggcgaaggtagatgcaacactttaTCGAAGCATCGTCAGCGGTCTGTGCTACCTTGTCCatacgaggccggacattgcgttcatcGTGGGCTATGTCAGCCGCTTCATgaaggatccccgagaggatcactgggccacGGTGAAGCagctgctgcgctacgtcaaggggacggtggatcaagtGATCGTCTTCCCTAAGACCGGCGGAAGTGGgatgcagctcactgtgttcagcgatgcagatatGGTAGGGGACATCAATGGatggcggagcacctctggcgtgcttgtcttcctcgggttagctccaatctcatggctatcgctaaaacagaaggtggtggcgctgtccacgtgcgaggcagagtacgtggcgacGGCCATAGCGGCGTGCCAAACTGTGTGGCTgcaccggctgctgggcgagctgaccagtgtggaagctcacccaccagcactgatggtagaCAACCAGCCCGTCATCACCCTCgcaaagaatccggttctccacgaccggagcaagcacatcgacgtcaagttccacttcctcagggactatgtcgatggaggacggatcgtcatcgagttcgtcgaaactggtcggcaactcgcggacgtcctcaccaagccgctcgaccgtcttcggttca
The nucleotide sequence above comes from Miscanthus floridulus cultivar M001 chromosome 18, ASM1932011v1, whole genome shotgun sequence. Encoded proteins:
- the LOC136523979 gene encoding secreted RxLR effector protein 161-like, which encodes MEERLKLTKASTTAKVDATLYRSIVSGLCYLVHTRPDIAFIVGYVSRFMKDPREDHWATVKQLLRYVKGTVDQVIVFPKTGGSGMQLTVFSDADMVGDINGWRSTSGVLVFLGLAPISWLSLKQKVVALSTCEAEYVATAIAACQTVWLHRLLGELTSVEAHPPALMVDNQPVITLAKNPVLHDRSKHIDVKFHFLRDYKKED